The Fusarium oxysporum f. sp. lycopersici 4287 chromosome 1, whole genome shotgun sequence DNA segment NNNNNNNNNNNNNNNNNNNNNNNNNNNNNNNNNNNNNNNNNNNNNNNNNNNNNNNNNNNNNNNNNNNNNNNNNNNNNNNNNNNNNNNNNNNNNNNNNNNNNNNNNNNNNNNNNNNNNNNNNNNNNNNNNNNNNNNNNNNNNNNNNNNNNNNNNNNNNNNNNNNNNNNNNNNNNNNNNNNNNNNNNNNNNNNNNNNNNNNNNNNNNNNNNNNNNNNNNNNNNNNNNNNNNNNNNNNNNNNNNNNNNNNNNNNNNNNNNNNNNNNNNNNNNNNNNNNNNNNNNNNNNNNNNNNNNNNNNNNNNNNNNNNNNNNNNNNNNNNNNNNNNNNNNNNNNNNNNNNNNNNNNNNNNNNNNNNNNNNNNNNNNNNNNNNNNNNNNNNNNNNNNNNNNNNNNNNNNNNNNNNNNNNNNNNNNNNNNNNNNNNNNNNNNNNNNNNNNNNNNNNNNNNNNNNNNNNNNNNNNNNNNNNNNNNNNNNNNNNNNNNNNNNNNNNNNNNNNNNNNNNNNNNNNNNNNNNNNNNNNNNNNNNNNNNNNNNNNNNNNNNNNNNNNNNNNNNNNNNNNNNNNNNNNNNNNNNNNNNNNNNNNNNNNNNNNNNNNNNNNNNNNNNNNNNNNNNNNNNNNNNNNNNNNNNNNNNNNNNNNNNNNNNNNNNNNNNNNNNNNNNNNNNNNNNNNNNNNNNNNNNNNNNNNNNNNNNNNNNNNNNNNNNNNNNNNNNNNNNNNNNNNNNNNNNNNNNNNNNNNNNNNNNNNNNNNNNNNNNNNNNNNNNNNNNNNNNNNNNNNNNNNNNNNNNNNNNNNNNNNNNNNNNNNNNNNNNNNNNNNNNNNNNNNNNNNNNNNNNNNNNNNNNNNNNNNNNNNNNNNNNNNNNNNNNNNNNNNNNNNNNNNNNNNNNNNNNNNNNNNNNNNNNNNNNNNNNNNNNNNNNNNNNNNNNNNNNNNNNNNNNNNNNNNNNNNNNNNNNNNNNNNNNNNNNNNNNNNNNNNNNNNNNNNNNNNNNNNNNNNNNNNNNNNNNNNNNNNNNNNNGGTGCTGTACTAACGTCCGTCACCCACAGACCGGCCACCTTagccaaaacaccaagaactaGATAGCATGAtcaattaattaattatctcaacaccacattTTTTATATCAAATGAAAAATCTAATCAGTGAATATTTAAATGAAACTGAGTACAAAGATCTTCAAGTTTTAATTTCTGGACTCTATTTGCCGTTATTTCTGGCTGTAAAGTCCTCCACATCTGTTCTCGAGCCTTCTTAATCGCTGGAATCTTTGCGAACTCAGCATTTGGGTTATAGATAACCTTTTTACGCCGTTTTGGTCGATGTTCTTCATTTTCCCTCTGAAGAATAGTTATTTCTCTATtctgcttctcaatctcaaagtTGTAACGGTCTAATTGACTTCCAATCTTCCTGAATAGCAGCCTGACAGTCGAATCTTGCGTAACAGAAGCTGGAACATACTCCAGAGCTTGCCGAAGCTGTACAGACGACCGGGGAGTCTTCAGGAGACTGGAATCCTGCTCTTTGGCCGGCGAATTCGCTGTAGCAGCGGGAGAAGCTGTCTCTGTGACCATTGGGTTCATTCAGGACCTTCGCCAGATTAACAGGCTACAGTTCAGTAGCTTTAAAGCCGGCTATTATGTTGGACTTTGTGATAGCTTCTTTCTGAGCCTTGTCATAAGTGTATAGGAATGTGATCTTGCTGATATGACTGTCATCAGCGACAGAAGTGAAATCTAGCAACAGTTGACGGTATGCTCTCTTTAAAGGGCTAAAGACAGCAACATCTAGTGGCTGTAGGACATGAGAAGAGTGAGTAGGAAGAAATAATAGATATATGTTGTTATTAAAATATTCCTAAAGGAATTCCTCAGTCATATGACTTCTATAACCGTTAAGAATAAGAAGTCAGGGTTCATTCTTATTCTCAGGCGTTGTTGACCGAATTAAGACCTTTCTCAACTAAATCAACGCCAGTTTATTGCTTGTCCAGCCCTTCTCACTACAGGCGAATTCCCAGTCATCTAGGGAGTCTAAACCCTCAGGGaaatgttgttgttggaccGTTTTCCCCTTGAAGATAACTGTAGGTCTCAGGACTTTCCCGGTTGCTGAGATACACTCGAGAATTGTAATCCAGGCACGAGAACCAGGCTGACGAATAAGTACTGACTTCTTGTGCCTGTGGCCGAGGAATAGACCGTTCATTCCTATCCCTTCCATCATTCCAACTTCGTCGACGTTGTAtctgttcttctgcttgaCTATTCGTATCGCCGgcatcatcagcaacatAAAGAACGGCTTTATCAGTTCAGTAGAAGCTCCGTGATATCGTTCATAGTCAATTTTCTTGCCTTTTAAAGTCTTAATATCTTCATTTCGACTTAAAAAGCCCTGGAGCCAGTTCTTTCCAACGCCTTCTGGAAAGCCGTTACGGACAGCAATCTTACTGGCGAACTCTCTGACTTGTTGGTGCGATACAGGGCATCCTAGATCAGCTTGGACGAGAATCCAGTCTCTAAGACGCCTTTCCTGAACATCAGAGAGCTTTTGCCGCGTTTTTTGGGCctctcttggtgttgtactTCCTTTGATCCGACCTTGTAGAGTAGAACGGTTGATGCCATAAGCTTCTACTGCTTTATTCACTGAAACTCAATCTGCAACGATCTGAAGCGCAGCACTTATATCTTTCTCAGTAAAAGAAGGCATTCTGAATTGATTGGCGTTAGTTTGAAATTAATTGGAATTAAATTGATAGAGTTATGGCTGTTTAAAGTATATACAATTTGGGTGGCTGGGTAAAAAATGAGGTGGCCAGTCTGTGGGTGACGGACGttatctctttgaccggcatAAGGCATCCATCAGGTCACGACAGGGGTGAGGGGCCAATCAAAATGACTGTGACAACAGGTACTTCCATTCACACCTAAAATGGCGTGTGATATAAGTACCAACAGTCAGCATTGTTACAAACAGCTACATCACATACTTTACAACCGTACCTGCTAACCCGACCTCGTGCATTTCCTGATATTGGCTGTAAAGAACCTCCTTTTTTCCCCTTTTTGGCAGGTCGAGGCTGCCCTTGGCGCAGGCCTTTGCAAGCTAGGCAAGGTGAAGAGCTATTTCTGCCTCGAaagacatgattgatatctctttgtAAGTGATTTTGCCGtgcttgaagatcttcactgtcttcttccttccctGTACAGTATCTCTTCCTTGTGTGACTATCGGTGCCGTACTTGTTGAAAATAGCGTTATAAATGCACTCCTTCCAAGCTCGAAGCGTGCTATAGGGCTTCCAATGAGGCTGCcgggtcttcttctgcaaaatgaagctattcacaAGTGCAACGTCAAGGAGGAAAGACCAAAGTAACGCCTGCCAAGGACCACGCCGGAAACGATGCTGATATGAGGTATAGGATCTTATCTGATCACCGCGATCCACgtgattcatttcatcattATACTGAGCGGCAATAGAAGGAATAGGGATTATCCTAGACTGATCTCCGTTGAAGACCTCCTTTAGGCGTTGTGCCTCTGCCTTTGTGCCTCTTTTGGCGGGCAACTTCCTCTTTTTTGGTGTGCGGTTGAGAGGGGCTTCGCCGTGCACAGTTATAAGGAAGAGGACCACAGAGCTATCTTTCCAAGCGACTTGAAGGACCTagagggaagggaaagagACAGATTAGTAAGGGAAATACAGGTAAAGTTGTCCCTACCTGTTTATCCTTCGTCGGTATTAaatataccttattatataataaaggcttgCCGTCAGGAAGCTTCCCGGTCTCTTTTATCTGCTTCATCGCGGCGGTGATGCCACAATTAGGGTGGGCTGTGCCTGTGGCCCCGTATCCAAGCTGCCGAAGTAGGCGGAAGAGCCGCGgcgatgagaagaggttatctGTAAAGACGTGGTGTGTAGGCGTTGACAGCCTTTTTAGTAGGTGAACCACGACGCTCTGTGTATTGCTGAGAGGGATCTCAGTTTGTAGCTTCCCCTTCTTGCCGTACGGCTTCGGTATCTTTAGCTTGATTGTTGCAGGCACAACTGGTGATGCCTTCAcatgccaaagccactgcAGAAAGCAGCCCTGTTGTGCAATAACCCAGATTTTGAAGCCCACCGGTGTGGGCTTTCCCTTGACAAGCgttgtctcttttgatctGCCTGTAAAAGGgaccatacactcatctacagTCAGATTAGTCCCTGGAAGATAGAGCTCGATAGACACCCTTTGTATATGCTtagaccactcttcagccgctGGGAAGGTCTTTGGAAGATCTCTCTCATCGCTCACATCGAGATTGGTGTGATCAAAAGTGCGGAAATACCGTGTGATCAGCTCGAACTTCCGTAACGGCATGAACTTTGTAAATGGGTGAAGGGGGCGCTGATCTCCTAGGCTGGGGGCCTTCCAATGGTCCTCAAGGGATATTTCCCTATGAATTCCTAGGTAAATAAGGATACCAAGCCATACATAGG contains these protein-coding regions:
- a CDS encoding hypothetical protein (At least one base has a quality score < 10); amino-acid sequence: MPLRKFELITRYFRTFDHTNLDVSDERDLPKTFPAAEEWSKHIQRVSIELYLPGTNLTVDECMVPFTGRSKETTLVKGKPTPVGFKIWVIAQQGCFLQWLWHVKASPVVPATIKLKIPKPYGKKGKLQTEIPLSNTQSVVVHLLKRLSTPTHHVFTDNLFSSPRLFRLLRQLGYGATGTAHPNCGITAAMKQIKETGKLPDGKPLLYNKVLQVAWKDSSVVLFLITVHGEAPLNRTPKKRKLPAKRGTKAEAQRLKEVFNGDQSRIIPIPSIAAQYNDEMNHVDRGDQIRSYTSYQHRFRRGPWQALLWSFLLDVALVNSFILQKKTRQPHWKPYSTLRAWKECIYNAIFNKRLRDWILVQADLGCPVSHQQVREFASKIAVRNGFPEGVGKNWLQGFLSRNEDIKTLKGKKIDYERYHGASTELIKPFFMLLMMPAIRIVKQKNRYNVDEVGMMEGIGMNGLFLGHRHKKSVLIRQPGSRAWITILECISATGKVLRPTVIFKGKTVQQQHFPEGLDSLDDWEFACSEKGWTSNKLALI